In Carassius auratus strain Wakin chromosome 48, ASM336829v1, whole genome shotgun sequence, the genomic window TTCCGTCTTTCTTGCAATATTCACATTCTGGAATGCAAACAAGAAATCGCTTATAGAAACTGATCAGCGATTAAAATTCTTCACTCCGTAGGATTTTATGACTTACTGGGGGTCTGTCCCTGTGCGTGTTCACTGCTTGGATGTTTAAATAGAAGGACTCCACTTTGCATCCTGCAAGGAGAGCATAAAAGAACAGAACACACTTACATATTATGTGTCGCACTTTTCATGAATAATGTAATGAGGGACAAACCTGTAGTATCCAGGGTTGCATCCAATCAACTAAATACCACTCCAACAGATTAAATCAGAATTATAATGTTATGTTGTGGTTTTAATTCATATAGTAATGAAGGTGGTACTGACCTAAATGCTGCTACAGTAGCTACTTTTCATGCTGGGTTCATTTGATCATAATTCTTTCTCTAATATATCTACAGAGTAGTTCTCTAAGACTGAAAACAATAAGAGATTTCCATACTTTTAAAAGACATCAGGACCCCACATTAACCATGGAACAAGCCATGTTTGAAATAAAACCATAACTATGCCTACTCACCGTACGCTAATGGAGTCAATTTGAGAACAGTATGCAGAGGACACTTTAGATATGGTAGATCATCTGTGGAGAAATCAGAGATGTATAAATTAGATGAAAGATGCTATTACAGTGACAAAGTGTGTTCCATAGTCAGTGACAGCAATTGCTGGCTGTTTCTTGTTTAGACCTGCACTCTTGTCCAGAAAGTAGGCCAGTAGACAACGCATGACTGCCTGGTGGCAGATGACCAGTACATTCTCTTGTCTCTCAAGCTCCATTATGACTGGCTCCAGACGGTGCACCAGGTCTTCATACGACTGCAGAACACAGAACAGGGCAAAACTCAAAAAGGTCAAAAgtttgtaaaaacagtaatatcctgcaatttaaaataacaaattttaaccagctattactccaatcttcatattcatatcttaatattttgatttgatacAGTACTATTAATTACTGTTGGTGCTCAATTTTAagtaatggttcttattattagcattgttaaaaataatttgttttggattctttaataaaaaagcatttatttgaaatagaaatattttgcaacattgtaaatgtctttactgtcacttttgatcatttagtgcatacttgctgaataaacatattacttgattcattttattgaaatcttCTTATTGACCAACAATAGGATCGTGTGACCCTAAagactgaaaactgaaaactcaACTTCGCCATCAAaggaatacatttacattttaaatgtatataaaactaaaaaaacaaacaatcattttagattgtaataatatttttttttattattattattattgtaataataccatattactgtatttttgatcaaataaatgcagccttgacaagtagaagaaattaaattaattatcccCAAATTTTGACAGGCAGTGTACTTTCCCACATAAACTCATTTTAACACTGTTGTGTTGTGTACAAGACTCACTTCACCCTTTGGATATCGGTAACGGTACTTGTCCTGGTCTCTTAAGGCAAACTCTTCTGGATGGGTTGCCTGAATCTCCTCGTACATCATCTCCTCACATACCCCCTTAAAATGTGCAATGGAGTTCAATGGTTTTTCTTGACATTTGTATTTCACATGCATACACCTTTAATACAGAGCGTGACTAGCTTACCGCATCGATTTCATTCAGTGCCTTCCACTGTTCATACGGTACGCCCAGTGCTTCTGCTGTCTGTATGGTCCTCTTCATGTGGCTGCTCCACACCTTCAGGTCCTTGATGGACTGACCCCTGATAAACTCTGCAAGGGCCTTAGCGTACTAAGCAACAAGACAGACACAAGTCTAATCTATATCTGTGTGTTCAAGGAAGATTCAAATCACAGAAATGCATGGCTTTGTATGCTAGAATTAAGGCTACATCCACAATCCGGTTAAATCTGAAAGTGTCTAATTTCTTTATGTTTTGGCCTTTCATCTATACTGAGACAGcatttttattctgcaaaaatTGAGCTTTTGAAGATGCTCTcccaaaaaaaacactgtttttgtttGGAATGTGGACTGTGAAAACCAAGGTTTCGAAAACAGTTTTCACCCTCAACAAGTGTAAACTATTCCACTTTGACAaagattttacatttagtttaggATCT contains:
- the LOC113065511 gene encoding 6-phosphofructo-2-kinase/fructose-2,6-bisphosphatase 1 isoform X4; amino-acid sequence: MYLMPPILQGRGEESLSALPRRGAIRQVFFIESVCDDLEIIEENIMQVKLSSPDYENYDKEEALVDFLKRIDCYKLSYVPLDEEKDRHLSFIKIFNVGSRYLVNHVQDHIQSRIVYYLMNIHVTPRSIYLSRHGESELNLLGRIGGDSGLSSQGLKYAKALAEFIRGQSIKDLKVWSSHMKRTIQTAEALGVPYEQWKALNEIDAGVCEEMMYEEIQATHPEEFALRDQDKYRYRYPKGESYEDLVHRLEPVIMELERQENVLVICHQAVMRCLLAYFLDKSADDLPYLKCPLHTVLKLTPLAYGCKVESFYLNIQAVNTHRDRPPNVNIARKTEEALQTVPEHQ
- the LOC113065511 gene encoding 6-phosphofructo-2-kinase/fructose-2,6-bisphosphatase 1 isoform X5; its protein translation is MQVKLSSPDYENYDKEEALVDFLKRIDCYKLSYVPLDEEKDRHLSFIKIFNVGSRYLVNHVQDHIQSRIVYYLMNIHVTPRSIYLSRHGESELNLLGRIGGDSGLSSQGLKYAKALAEFIRGQSIKDLKVWSSHMKRTIQTAEALGVPYEQWKALNEIDAGVCEEMMYEEIQATHPEEFALRDQDKYRYRYPKGESYEDLVHRLEPVIMELERQENVLVICHQAVMRCLLAYFLDKSADDLPYLKCPLHTVLKLTPLAYGCKVESFYLNIQAVNTHRDRPPNVNIARKTEEALQTVPEHQ